The Corallococcus macrosporus region CGGCGCTCGCCGCGGGCCCGGAGCGCTTCGCGGAGCCCGAGGCGCTGGAGCAGTGGCGCACGCGCGTGGAGCTGCTCGGCAAGGCGTTCCCCGAGGCGGGCTTCCCCACCGTGGACGCGGCCTTCATGCGCGACGCGCTGGCGTCCCTGTGCGTGGGCGCGCGCAGCTTCTCCGACCTGGAGGGCGTGTCGCTGCTGGATGCGCTCTACGCGCGCCTCACCTCCGAGCAGCAGCGCCTGCTGGCGAACCACGCTCCGGAGCGCGTCACCCTGCCCGGCGGGCGCGGCGTGAAGGTGCACTACGAGCCCAACAAGCCACCCTGGGTGGAGTCACGGCTGCAGGACTTCTTCGGGATGGCGCAGGGGCCCAGCGTGGGCGCGGGCCGCGTGCCGCTGGTGCTGCACCTGCTGGCCCCCAACATGCGCGCCGTGCAGGTGACGACCGACCTGGCGGGCTTCTGGGAGCGTCACTACCCGGCGATCCGCAAGGAGCTGTGCCGCAAGTACCCGCGGCACTCGTGGCCCGAGGATCCGCGCCACGCGGAGCCGCCCGCGCCCCGTCCTCCGAGGCGCTGAAAGGCGGCGGCGGGACTACAGCCGCTTGTGCATCTCCAGGTGGTCGATGCCGGCTTCGTCGAAGACGGCGCCGACGGGCTGGTAGCCGTGCTTCTTGTAGAACTCGAGCGCGTAGAGCTGGGCGTGCAGCATGATGCCCGTCACGTTGCGGCGGCGCGCCTCCTCCTCCAGCGACGTGAGGAGCAGCGAACCCACGCGGGCCTTGCGGTGCGACTGGAGCACCGCCATGCGGCCAATCTGGCCCCACGTCCCGCTCTGCCCGGCGGGCGGCTCCGGCAGCTTCACCAGGCGGCCCGTGCCAATGGCGTGGCCTCCCTGGATGGCGAGCACGTGGTAGGCGTGGGCGTCCTCGGCGTCGCGCTCGATGCCCTCGGGCACGTGCTGTTCCTCGATGAACACCACCTCACGGATGGCGAGGGCCTGCATGAGCTCCGCCTCGTCCTTGATCTGGGCGATGGTGACGGGTGCAGGGGAGGTCTCGGGAGGCGTCGGCATGGCTCCGGGCAAGGTACACAAAAGGCCGCGCCGCCAACAGGCGGAAAAAAACACCCTCCCTCCGGCCCGGCGCGCCTCCCGCGCGGTCGGTCCGTCCCCTGCCCCCTGGCCCCGGAAGGGCCTGTCGCGAAAGCCCCGCCGCATCGGGTCATCCCGTTGCGATGGCCCTCACACGTCGGGCGCGCTCGGAGGCTTCACACAGCGCGTGGGCGAACCCGTTCGGAGGAGGATCACCCCGGGGAGGGCATGGTAGGGTTCGAGGCGATGCGTACCCGTGCCCTTTTCGCTCTGTCCGTGGGCCTGCTGTCGACGCCCGCGCTCGCCCAGAAGGAGTTCTTTTTTGGAACGGGAGAGCCGCCCGTGTTCCGCGAAGCGGACATGGACAAGCGGTTCCTCCGCTCGCGCGTCAATCAGGCCCTGGTCCAGGGCACGAGCGACGCGAACTGCGCCCAGCTCGTGGGCGCGCTGCTCACCATCGTGGGCGAGTCCGCGCCGTACCTGCACAAGCGCGACGAGAACTTCTACCTGGATCCGGTGCTGATCCAGGCGCTGGGCACGCAGCTGTCCACGCCGCGCTTCCCGGCCAACATGTACCTGGTGTCGATGATGCGGCGGGTGCTCATCGACAAGCAGCTGCCGGCGGAGTGGATGCAGACGGCGGTGGCGCTCGCGCCGTACTACCCGCCGCTCGACCTGAGCAAGCTGCGCTTCATCGCGGATGGCGTGAAGCCCGTGGACAGCTTCTTCTTCACGCTGCCCGCGATCCTGGAGCGCTACGACGTGGAGGTCCTCAAGGCCAACGCCATGGCGGCCAGCGTGGCGGACGCGAAGTTCCGCGACGACTACCTCGACAAGGAGGTGGCGTTCGCGGGGCTGGAGTTCATCGACGCGAAGCTGGAGAAGCCCAAGAAGAAGAGCAGGAAGGGACCTCCGCCGGAGCCGCCCGCGCTGATCGCCCGGCTCGTCTACTACCTGCCGGATCCGGGCAACGACGGCCTGCTGGCCGGGCTGAACTTCGGCAAGCCCAAGGCGCGGCCCGCGGTGAACATCACGGCGCGGCTGAAGGAGGACCAGTACACGGCGCTGACGGCGCTGCCGAAGGGCTCGCGCGTGCTGCTGCGCGGACGCTTCTGGGAGTACCGCAAGCAGCTCAAGGAGCTGGAGGTGCGCGACGCGTACCTGTTCCAGGACCGGGACTGGGCCAAGAACCCCGCGCTCGCGGATCCGAACGCCGTGGCGGCCTGTCCGCTCGCGTTCAACGACCTGACGGGCACCGCGCCCGTGCAGCCGGGCGGCTTCGGCAGCAAGCGCTAGCCGCGCGCCGTCCCGCGTCCCGCACGCCCATCCCGGAGGCGGCACCCTGTCCGTGCCGCCTCCTCCGCGCCCTCCTCCCGGGAGCGCGCTCCGCCTGACTGGCACGGCCGCTGCTCATGCCCGCGCATCCCTTTCGCGCGAGGCATGCCATGAAGGTCGAAGGTCAGGACGCTCCCTCCGGACACGAGAAGGTCCCGCCGGAGAAGGACGCGTTCAAACAAGCCCTCCAGCGGCCCCCCACCCCACCCCGTCCCGGTGCCCGCCGTGAAACGGTGGCGCCAGGGCCGCTCCCGAAGAAGCCCGAGCCCCTTCGTCCCCCCGGGCGTCCCGGGCTGGGGCCGGCGACGCGGGCCACGCCAGCGCTTCCCAGCGTCCGTGCGTCGGGAGCCATCCTCTCCACGACGCGCAGTGCGCTGGGAAGCCCGGAGACGCTCCGGCAGGCCCGGCAGGGCATGCACGTGGAGGCGCAGCGGCTGGGGACGGTGCGCCAGGAGGCCCTTTCGGAGGGCGGGACGCAAGCCACCCATCGCGCGTCGGAGCTGCTGGCCCGGGAGGTGGAGCGCTCGTTCCGCGCCGAGCCGCGTCCCCTGCCCGCACCTTCGCGTGACGACCGTCCTCCAGAGGTCCCGTCGCGCGCCCCCACCATCGAAGGTCCCCGCTTGGCGAGCGGATCCGTGGAAGGCGCCGGACCGGCCAGTCCTCCCGTCGCGCAGGTCGAGTCCACCCTGGCGCTCATCGAGAAGATCGAGGTCTTCGTGAAGTCACAGCGGCCAGCGCTGGGCCTCAGCCTGCGCGGAGCGCTGGAGGCCACCGTGGAGGTGGAGCGCACGGGGCCCCGCGAGGTGGCGGTGCGCATCCAGGGGCGGCACGGGCCCGTCCCCACCGAGGACGTGGCGCGGCTGCGCGACGCGCTGGAGGCCCGGGGCCTGCGGCTCAGCGTCCTCCAGGCGGGGTGAACGTCCGGCGATGCCCCCAGCCCGCCCACCAGCAGGAATGACGAAGGCCCTCACGCCAGGGGGCGCGAGGGCCTTCACCACGACGGGCACGCCCGGACGCGGCCCGCGACTACTTCCCGGGCGCGGTGTTCAGCTCCGCGCGCTTGCCCTTCTTGTCCTTGTACTCCTCGGCCTCGGGCAGCGCGGCCTTCTTCTCCGCGATGTTGGGCCACTTGGCGGAGAAGTCCGTGTTGAGCTTCTTGTACTCCGACCACTCCGAGGGCAGCTCGGTCTCGGGGAAGATCGCCTTGGTCGGGCAGACGGGCTCGCAAGCGCCGCAGTCGATGCACTCGTCCGGGTGGATCACGAGGAAGTTCGCACCCTCGTAGAAGCAGTTGACCGGGCACACCTCGACACAGTCGGTGTACTTGCACTTGATGCAAGGCTCGGCGACGACGTAGGCCATGTTGATCTCTCCTCTGTGCGGTATTCCGCGCGTCCGTGGCCGCGCACAGTAGATGGTTGCGGCCAGGGTTGGCACCCAGAATCTAGGGCCTGCCCTGGCCTCGTTCCCCGGTCAGCCCAGCAAGCCCTGCGCCCGCAGCAGCTCCGCGACGAGGATGGCGCCCTTGGCGGCCCCCATCTTGGTGTTGTGGGAGACGAGGACGTACTTGAAGCCGTTCTCCAGCACACCATCCTCGCGGATGCGGCCCACCGTGGTGGCCATGCCGCCGTGGGTGTCCCGGTCCATGCGGGGCTGGGGGCGGAAGGGGTCGTCCAGCACTTCAATCCACCGGGGCGGAGCGGAGGGCAGGTCCTTCGCCACCTGGGCACCCTGCCATTCACGCATCGCCTGGGCGACCTCCGCCACGCTGGCCTTCTTCCCGAGCGACACGAAGACGGACTCGGTGTGGCCCTCCAGGACGGCGACGCGGGTGCAGGTGCAGGAGACGCGCACGTCGTGCGGGGTGAGCGCCGCGCCCGCGGGGTTGAGCGCCCCGAGGATCTTCTTCGTCTCCACCTCGACCTTGTGCTCCTCCTTGGGGATGTAGGGCACGACGTTGTCGAGGATGTCCAGGCCGATGACGCCCGGGGAGCGCCCGGCGCCGGACATGGCCTGGAGGCTGGTCATCAGCACGGCCTTCACGCCGAAGCGCTCGGCCAGGGGGGCCAGCGTCACGGCCAGGCCGGTGGTGGTGCAGTTGGGGATGGGGACGATGAAGCCCTTCCACCCGCGCTGCCGGCGCTGCTCGTTGATGAGCGGGGCGTGGGCGGCGTTGACGGGGGGGATGAGCAGGGGCACGTCCGCGTCGTAGCGGAAGGCGCTCGCGGCGGAGAACACCGGGATGTCCCGGGCCAGGCGCGGCTCGAGTTCACGCGCGACGTCCGCCTCCACGGCGGAGAAGGCGATGTCGTAGTCCTTCGCCTGGACGGCGTCGCCGCTGACCACGGTCATCCGGGCGATGGCCTCCGGCAGCGGCTCCGGGACGAACCAGGCCAGCATGCCGTTGGAGGCGCGCAGGGCGTCCGCGTACGTTTTACCGGCGGAGCGGGGCGAGGCGGCGAGCCCGGTGAGCTCGATGAACGGGTGGTCCTTCAGGGCAGCGATGAACTGCTGACCCGCGAGTCCGGTGGCGCCAATGAGCACGGCGCGAAGCTTGGCCATCGTGGGGAGTCTCCGGTGGGGGCGGCAGGGCGCTCCTTACACCGTTTCACGACGCGCTGCATCCGCCGCTCAACGGTGGGCGTGGGAGGGGGCGCGCGAGTGGCGTTCCGTGGGATAGCCCCCCGTCACCCAGGCGTGGAGCCCTCCCGCGAGGCACACGGCGTTGCGCCCCCTCAGGCGCAACACGCGGCAGACGCGGCGGATGTCCGCGCAGTCCTGCGTGGTGCCGCACAGGACGATGAGCTCGTCGTCCGGCAGCATCGACAGGTCCCGGGCAATCTCCGACGCCGTCATGCGCAGCGCGCCGGGGATGTGGATCTCGAACCGCTCCCAGTCCATCGCGTCACGGCAATCCAGGACGAGGACATCCTCGTCCCCCAGACGCATGAACAACTCATCGCAAATGATGGTGGGCTCCACCGGGACCTCCCCGAGGCGACAGGCTCCATCGAACATGAACCGGAGGGGCTTTTCCCCTCTTCCCGCTCGCCCGCCCGCCTGCTCCACGGAGGTCTCCGGAGCTCAGAGCCCCAGCTGCTTGGCGATGATCTCGTTCATCACCTCACTGGTGCCGCCGCCGATGGGGCCGAGCCGCGCGTCGCGCCAGTGACGCTGGATGTCGTACTCCATCATGTAGCCCGCGCCGCCGTGGAGCTGGAGGCACTCGTCCGCCACGCGGCAGCACGTCTCCGTCGCGACCTTCTTGGCCATGGAGGTCTGCGCGACGGCGTACTCCCCGGCCACGTGCAGGCGCAGCGCGTGGTAGGTGAGCTGCCGCGCGCACTCGCGGGCCGTGTAGAGGTCCGCCAGCTTGTGGCGCACCACCTGGAAGCCGGCCAGCGTCTGGCCGAAGGCGCGGCGCTGCTTCACGTGCTCGAGCGCCGTCTCCAGCATGTCGTCCATGGCGCCCACCGCGCCCAGCGCGAGCGACAGGCGCTCCCACTGGAAGTTGCCCATGATCTGCGAGAAGCCCTGGTTCTCCACGCCCAGCAGGTTCTCCGCCGGGACGCGGCAGTCCTCGAAGAAGAGCTCCGCGGTGTCGGATGCGCGCCAGCCCACCTTCTGGAGCTTGCGCCCCACGCTGAAGCCCGGCGTGCCCCGCTCCACCACCAGCATGGACAGGCCCTTGTGGCCTCGCGACGGGTCGGTCTTCACCGCCAGGACCACGAAGTCCGCCCGCACCCCGTTGGTGATGTACGTCTTGGAGCCGTTGACGACGTAGTGGTCGCCGTCGCGGACAGCGGTGGTGCGCAGCCCCGCCACGTCCGAGCCAGCGTCCGGCTCGGTGATGCCCAGGGCGCCCACCTTCTCCCCCCGGATGGCGGGGGCCAGCCAGCGCTGCTTCTGGGCGTCCGTGCCGAACAGGTGCAGGGGCCCCGTGGCGATGGTGAACTGTCCCGCCAGCCCCGCCGCCACGCCGCCGGAGCCGCAGCGGCCCAGTTCCTCCAGGAGCACCGCCTCGTACAGCTCCCCGGCCGCCGTGCCCCCGTAGGCCTCCGGGTACCTCAGGCCCAGGAAGCCCAGCTCGCCGAAGCGGGTGAACAGCTCGCGAGGGAACTCCTCCCGGGCCTCCCACTCGGCCGCGAACGGGCGCAGTTCCTTGTCCACCACCGCCCGGACGGTGGTGCGGAACGCCTCGTGCTCCTCTTGGTACACGCCATGGCCATGCATCATCGTGTGCGCCCTCGCTTGCCAGGGTCTGACGCCCCGCGCCGCATGGTACCGGGACGAGAAGCGGGGTTGGATGGTGTTGCTTCCTTGACCGGCTCCCAAGGGCCTGCGTATAAAGCCGACCCCAATCGCTTCCGGCGCCATAGCCAAGTGGTAAGGCAAAGGTCTGCAAAACCTTCATTCCCCGGTTCGAATCCGGGTGGCGCCTCAAAGAAAAGGCCCGATGCGGAGCTCCCGCATCGGGCCTTCAGTTTTTCCGGGGGTGCTTTCCCGGAAGCGGGCCTAGCAGCCCATCTCCACCGCGCCGATGTCCGGGGCCGCGCCGCAGAAGGGCTGGCCCTGGTCCAGGCCCTTGTCCTGGGCGGCCGGGGACGGAGCGAAGGCGTCCGACACCGCCACGTCACCGCCGTTGGAGGTGGTGTCCCCGATGGCGGCCTTAAAGGCGTCCAGGGCCTGGAGCTGGCCGTTGTTCATGAACTGCGTGCCGGACGGGTAGAGGTTGGAGCCCATCTTGAGGCCGGGGGCCTGGCCGCCCACGTCCACGCTGATGGGGGCGTCCACGATGTTGTTCTCCACGCGCGGCGACTCCGTGGGGCCGCCCGTGCCGTGGCCCAGGATGATGCCGGCCTTGGCGCGGGTGACGGTGTTGTTCACCACCACGGTGCCCTTGGAGTTCTCCAGGCGGATGCCGGTGCCCTCGCCGCCGCCCGCGTCGGTCATGTCGTGCACGCGGTTGCGGCGCACAACGATGGCCTGGGGCACGGGGCCCTCGTGGTTGCCGCCCACGGAGATGCCCTTCGCGGCGTCGTAGACCTCGTTGTCCTCCACCAGCACGTTGTTGGCGGAGTAGTGGATGACGAGCGCCTCACCCTTCGCCGTGTCAGTCGCCTGGAACTTGTGCATCCGGTTGTTGCGGATGGTGACGTCGTGGCACGTCTTGATGTCCACGGCGTTCTCCCGGTTGCCGAACAGGTGGTTGTTCTCCACCAGCAGGCCCTTGGCGGGCGGCAGGGTGCTGAAGCCCTCGGGCCCCAGGCACTGCACGGAGTCACCGGAGTTGTCGTGGATGTCGTTGTTGCGCACCGTCACGTCGTAGGACGCGGGCTGCATCACGATGCCGTGCGAGTCCTTGT contains the following coding sequences:
- a CDS encoding GNAT family N-acetyltransferase: MPTPPETSPAPVTIAQIKDEAELMQALAIREVVFIEEQHVPEGIERDAEDAHAYHVLAIQGGHAIGTGRLVKLPEPPAGQSGTWGQIGRMAVLQSHRKARVGSLLLTSLEEEARRRNVTGIMLHAQLYALEFYKKHGYQPVGAVFDEAGIDHLEMHKRL
- the fdxA gene encoding ferredoxin FdxA translates to MAYVVAEPCIKCKYTDCVEVCPVNCFYEGANFLVIHPDECIDCGACEPVCPTKAIFPETELPSEWSEYKKLNTDFSAKWPNIAEKKAALPEAEEYKDKKGKRAELNTAPGK
- the asd gene encoding aspartate-semialdehyde dehydrogenase translates to MAKLRAVLIGATGLAGQQFIAALKDHPFIELTGLAASPRSAGKTYADALRASNGMLAWFVPEPLPEAIARMTVVSGDAVQAKDYDIAFSAVEADVARELEPRLARDIPVFSAASAFRYDADVPLLIPPVNAAHAPLINEQRRQRGWKGFIVPIPNCTTTGLAVTLAPLAERFGVKAVLMTSLQAMSGAGRSPGVIGLDILDNVVPYIPKEEHKVEVETKKILGALNPAGAALTPHDVRVSCTCTRVAVLEGHTESVFVSLGKKASVAEVAQAMREWQGAQVAKDLPSAPPRWIEVLDDPFRPQPRMDRDTHGGMATTVGRIREDGVLENGFKYVLVSHNTKMGAAKGAILVAELLRAQGLLG
- a CDS encoding rhodanese-like domain-containing protein; the protein is MEPTIICDELFMRLGDEDVLVLDCRDAMDWERFEIHIPGALRMTASEIARDLSMLPDDELIVLCGTTQDCADIRRVCRVLRLRGRNAVCLAGGLHAWVTGGYPTERHSRAPSHAHR
- a CDS encoding acyl-CoA dehydrogenase family protein, coding for MMHGHGVYQEEHEAFRTTVRAVVDKELRPFAAEWEAREEFPRELFTRFGELGFLGLRYPEAYGGTAAGELYEAVLLEELGRCGSGGVAAGLAGQFTIATGPLHLFGTDAQKQRWLAPAIRGEKVGALGITEPDAGSDVAGLRTTAVRDGDHYVVNGSKTYITNGVRADFVVLAVKTDPSRGHKGLSMLVVERGTPGFSVGRKLQKVGWRASDTAELFFEDCRVPAENLLGVENQGFSQIMGNFQWERLSLALGAVGAMDDMLETALEHVKQRRAFGQTLAGFQVVRHKLADLYTARECARQLTYHALRLHVAGEYAVAQTSMAKKVATETCCRVADECLQLHGGAGYMMEYDIQRHWRDARLGPIGGGTSEVMNEIIAKQLGL
- a CDS encoding right-handed parallel beta-helix repeat-containing protein gives rise to the protein MRILGGNGLKTRNTLVASLAACTLALGLTACGGGGGSGGGTGGSSSGGGTQPPATKTGATPKVEKTPTAPGKAPPIGVQPVENTPAAQMPAHADHAPIAEPGPQPAVSAKAMTEAPATTPAHEWVVSPNGDDGAAGTEAAPLRTIAMAVGKAGPGDRIRVLAGTYAERLVLGENAKAGTADAKITLQGEGRPKLTPGSGSGAAVQVRRANWVIDGFDIDVEAQPIFGVTFEGDVQGTVLANSELHNGTGGAGITMFNNARGLTIENNNIHDFVRTTGNKDSHGIVMQPASYDVTVRNNDIHDNSGDSVQCLGPEGFSTLPPAKGLLVENNHLFGNRENAVDIKTCHDVTIRNNRMHKFQATDTAKGEALVIHYSANNVLVEDNEVYDAAKGISVGGNHEGPVPQAIVVRRNRVHDMTDAGGGEGTGIRLENSKGTVVVNNTVTRAKAGIILGHGTGGPTESPRVENNIVDAPISVDVGGQAPGLKMGSNLYPSGTQFMNNGQLQALDAFKAAIGDTTSNGGDVAVSDAFAPSPAAQDKGLDQGQPFCGAAPDIGAVEMGC